The following proteins come from a genomic window of Pseudomonas cichorii:
- a CDS encoding transketolase, with protein sequence MTATDLQTGTLTLAQRAHNIRRNALRMGQVQGQGYVGQALGAADLLAVSYFHSMNHRPEDPEWEGRDRFYLSIGHYAIALYAALIEAGIIPADELETYGSDDSRLPMSGMAAYTPGMEITGGSLGHGLGIAVGACLGLKRKESSSFVYNLLSDGELNEGSTWEAVMSASHWKLDNLIAIVDVNNQQADGHSSEILAFEPIVDRWQAFGWFTQRVDGNDLEALVKAFDAARNHSAAQPRVIICDTRMGKGVPFLETREKTHFIRVDEHEWDVALDNLDAGRTV encoded by the coding sequence ATGACTGCTACTGATTTACAAACCGGCACCCTGACACTGGCGCAGCGTGCCCACAACATTCGTCGCAATGCCTTGCGCATGGGGCAGGTTCAAGGCCAGGGCTATGTCGGCCAGGCGCTCGGCGCTGCCGACCTGCTGGCGGTGTCCTACTTCCATTCCATGAACCATCGGCCCGAAGATCCGGAGTGGGAGGGCAGGGACCGTTTTTACCTGTCCATCGGCCACTATGCGATTGCCTTGTATGCCGCATTGATCGAGGCCGGAATCATTCCTGCCGATGAGCTGGAAACCTACGGCTCCGATGACAGCCGACTGCCCATGTCAGGCATGGCGGCCTATACACCGGGCATGGAAATCACCGGTGGCTCACTGGGCCACGGGCTGGGTATCGCTGTGGGAGCCTGCCTGGGGCTCAAGCGCAAGGAGTCGTCTTCTTTCGTCTACAACCTGCTGTCCGACGGCGAACTGAATGAAGGTTCCACCTGGGAAGCGGTGATGTCCGCCTCCCACTGGAAGCTCGATAACCTGATTGCCATTGTCGATGTGAACAACCAGCAGGCCGACGGCCATTCCAGCGAAATCCTGGCGTTTGAGCCCATCGTCGACCGCTGGCAGGCCTTTGGCTGGTTTACCCAGCGGGTCGATGGCAATGACCTGGAGGCGCTGGTCAAGGCCTTCGATGCGGCGCGCAACCATAGCGCAGCACAGCCGCGGGTCATCATTTGCGATACCCGCATGGGCAAGGGCGTTCCGTTTCTGGAAACCCGTGAAAAGACCCACTTCATTCGTGTCGATGAGCACGAGTGGGATGTCGCACTGGACAATCTGGACGCTGGGAGAACCGTATGA
- a CDS encoding efflux RND transporter permease subunit has translation MNISRFFIDRPIFAAVLSILVVVAGLVAIPLLPVSEYPEVAPPTVVVSARFPGASPEVIAQTVAMPLEEAINGVENMLYMSSQATTDGLLTLTVNFQLGTDPNLAQQLVQNRVLQAETRLPEEVQRLGVTTIKSTPDLTMVVHLYSPGERYDMAYLNNYAILNVRDRLTRIQGVGSIQVRGAGEYAMRIWLDPQKLSERGLAPSDVVTAIRQENLQAAAGIIGASPSPSDVVTQMSISVQGRLKDTQEFGNIVVRTSPTGAVTHLRDIARIELGSAEYAARALMDNQPAAALLVTQAPGSNTVEIGNEVRRIMAELKQQMPEGVDYRIIFDPTQFVTASIEAVTTTLLEAVALVVLVVILFLQTWRASIIPLLAVPVSVIGTFAVMQAFGFSINTLTLFGLVLAIGIVVDDAIVVVENVERNIEAGLTPKEASYQAMREVSGPIIAIALVLCAVFVPLAFSSGLSGQFYRQFALTIAISTVISAFNSLTLSPAMAALLLKSHDAPKDWLTRVMDRFLGRFFHGFNRLFSRGAQGYGTSVRTALTHKGSLLLIYMLLVGVTVLLFRTVPAGFVPAQDRTYLLAVIQLPDGATLDRTEKVVRQASDIALRHPDVRASLAFPGMSVNGFTNSSNAGIAFINLKPFDERVGEAHSARAISAALAREFSAIKEARIILFNPPPVRGLGTTGGFRLQLEDRAALGYAALDEASKRFIAAASQAPELTGMFSSFQVNVPQLRAEVDRVKARQLGVPVNEIFSTLQIYLGSLYVNDFTQFGRTYTVRAQADGEFRAQAEDVGALRVRSQSGEMIPLETLLSIQPGYGPERAMRYNGYPSADVSGAAAAGYSSSQAREAVERVAAQTLPPGIAFEWTDLTYQEILAGSSGWWLFPLAVLLVFLVLAALYESLALPMAIILIVPMALLSALTGVWLTEGDNNIFTQIGLMVLVGLSAKNAILIVEFARELEFNGRSPLQAAIESCRLRLRPILMTSVAFIMGVLPLLYSTGAGSEVRYVMGVTVFAGMIGVTFFGLLLTPVFYVAMRKLGGNRPLHRHASL, from the coding sequence ATGAATATTTCAAGATTTTTCATCGACCGTCCCATCTTCGCCGCCGTCCTTTCGATATTGGTGGTCGTAGCAGGCCTGGTCGCGATTCCATTGCTACCGGTGTCCGAATACCCGGAAGTTGCCCCGCCGACCGTGGTGGTCAGTGCCCGGTTTCCGGGTGCGAGCCCGGAAGTCATTGCACAGACAGTGGCCATGCCACTGGAAGAAGCCATCAACGGCGTCGAGAACATGCTCTACATGAGCAGCCAGGCGACAACCGATGGCCTGCTGACGCTGACGGTGAACTTCCAGCTGGGAACGGACCCGAATCTGGCTCAGCAACTGGTTCAGAACCGGGTCCTGCAAGCGGAAACCCGATTGCCCGAAGAGGTCCAGCGGCTCGGCGTAACCACCATAAAAAGCACGCCCGACCTGACGATGGTGGTACACCTGTATTCGCCGGGTGAACGCTACGACATGGCCTACCTGAACAACTATGCGATCCTCAATGTGCGCGACCGGCTCACCCGTATTCAGGGTGTCGGAAGCATCCAGGTGCGTGGAGCTGGCGAATATGCAATGCGCATCTGGCTGGACCCTCAGAAGCTGAGTGAACGCGGGCTGGCGCCAAGCGATGTCGTGACCGCGATCCGTCAGGAAAACCTTCAGGCGGCGGCAGGCATCATCGGTGCCAGTCCCAGCCCGAGCGATGTCGTTACACAGATGTCGATCAGTGTGCAGGGGCGTCTCAAGGATACTCAGGAGTTCGGCAATATCGTGGTGCGCACCAGCCCCACCGGTGCCGTGACTCACCTGCGCGATATCGCCCGGATCGAACTGGGCAGCGCCGAATATGCCGCCAGGGCACTGATGGATAATCAGCCCGCTGCGGCGCTGTTAGTGACACAGGCTCCCGGCTCCAACACCGTCGAAATCGGCAACGAAGTACGACGGATCATGGCCGAACTGAAACAGCAGATGCCTGAAGGTGTGGACTACCGGATTATTTTCGACCCCACGCAGTTCGTCACCGCTTCCATCGAGGCTGTAACCACCACATTGCTGGAAGCGGTCGCACTGGTGGTGCTCGTGGTGATCCTCTTTCTCCAGACATGGCGTGCCTCCATCATTCCCTTGCTGGCCGTTCCGGTGTCAGTGATCGGCACCTTTGCCGTGATGCAGGCCTTTGGCTTCTCGATCAACACCCTGACGCTGTTCGGCCTGGTGCTGGCCATTGGCATAGTGGTGGATGATGCAATCGTCGTCGTGGAAAACGTGGAGCGCAACATTGAAGCAGGCCTGACGCCCAAGGAGGCCAGTTATCAGGCCATGCGTGAAGTCTCGGGCCCGATCATTGCCATCGCACTGGTGCTGTGTGCGGTATTCGTGCCCCTGGCTTTCAGTAGTGGGCTCAGCGGCCAGTTCTATCGTCAGTTCGCCCTGACAATCGCCATATCGACGGTGATTTCGGCCTTCAATTCCCTGACATTGTCTCCGGCCATGGCCGCCCTGCTGCTCAAGTCCCATGATGCACCCAAGGACTGGCTGACACGGGTCATGGACCGATTTCTCGGTCGATTCTTCCATGGGTTCAACCGGCTGTTCAGCAGAGGTGCGCAAGGTTATGGCACTAGTGTGCGTACAGCTCTGACACACAAGGGATCGCTTCTGCTGATCTACATGCTGCTTGTGGGCGTCACCGTGCTGCTGTTTCGCACCGTGCCAGCCGGTTTTGTGCCGGCTCAGGACAGGACCTATCTGCTTGCGGTTATCCAGTTGCCCGATGGCGCAACCCTGGACCGTACAGAGAAAGTCGTGAGGCAAGCCAGCGACATTGCCTTGCGCCACCCGGATGTTCGCGCATCGCTGGCCTTTCCCGGCATGTCGGTGAACGGCTTCACGAACAGCTCCAATGCGGGCATTGCCTTTATCAACCTCAAGCCCTTCGACGAACGTGTAGGTGAAGCCCATAGCGCCAGGGCAATTTCTGCTGCGCTGGCCCGCGAGTTTTCGGCAATCAAAGAGGCCCGTATCATTCTTTTCAACCCGCCTCCCGTTCGTGGTCTCGGAACGACGGGCGGATTCAGGCTTCAGCTTGAGGACCGTGCAGCACTCGGGTATGCCGCGCTTGACGAAGCCTCCAAGCGCTTCATCGCCGCAGCTTCTCAGGCGCCCGAACTGACCGGCATGTTCTCGAGCTTTCAGGTAAACGTTCCGCAATTGCGGGCGGAGGTGGACCGCGTCAAGGCCAGGCAACTGGGGGTGCCGGTCAATGAAATCTTCAGCACATTGCAGATATACCTGGGCAGCCTCTACGTAAACGACTTCACTCAATTCGGTCGCACTTACACGGTTCGCGCCCAAGCCGATGGCGAGTTCCGCGCCCAGGCAGAGGATGTCGGAGCACTGCGGGTGCGGTCGCAAAGCGGTGAAATGATTCCTCTGGAAACCTTGCTGTCGATCCAGCCCGGCTATGGGCCGGAACGGGCAATGCGCTACAACGGTTACCCCAGCGCCGATGTCAGTGGAGCCGCCGCTGCTGGTTATTCAAGCAGCCAGGCTCGCGAGGCCGTGGAAAGAGTTGCCGCCCAGACGCTACCGCCAGGCATAGCGTTCGAGTGGACCGACCTCACCTATCAGGAAATTCTTGCGGGCAGCAGCGGCTGGTGGCTGTTCCCGCTGGCTGTCCTGCTGGTGTTCCTGGTACTGGCCGCGCTTTATGAAAGTCTGGCCTTGCCGATGGCAATTATCCTCATCGTGCCCATGGCGCTCTTGTCGGCACTCACCGGAGTGTGGCTGACAGAGGGCGACAACAATATCTTCACGCAGATCGGCCTGATGGTTCTGGTAGGGCTTTCAGCGAAAAATGCCATTCTGATCGTGGAGTTCGCTCGGGAACTTGAATTCAATGGCCGCTCACCACTCCAGGCCGCCATCGAATCCTGCCGCCTGCGATTGCGCCCGATTCTCATGACATCCGTGGCATTCATCATGGGCGTATTGCCGTTGCTTTACTCGACAGGTGCGGGTTCAGAAGTTCGCTATGTCATGGGGGTTACGGTGTTTGCGGGGATGATTGGCGTGACGTTCTTCGGGCTTTTACTGACCCCGGTGTTCTATGTCGCGATGCGCAAGCTGGGTGGCAACCGACCTTTGCATCGGCATGCCAGCCTGTAA
- a CDS encoding SDR family NAD(P)-dependent oxidoreductase, which translates to MILQDKIAIITGAASARGIGRATAVTFAQQGARVVILDLDESAARDAAASLGEGHLGLAANVADEAHVSQAVARVLEHFGRIDVLVNNAGITQPLKTLDIGRSDYDKVLDVSLRGTLLMSQAVIPAMRKQASGSIVCMSSVSAQRGGGIFGGPHYSAAKAGVLGLAKAMARELGPDNVRVNSIAPGLIHTDITGGLMQDERRHAIIDGIPLGRLGVAQDVANAALFLASDLSSYLTGITLDVNGGMLIH; encoded by the coding sequence ATGATTCTTCAAGACAAGATTGCAATCATTACCGGCGCCGCCTCTGCACGCGGCATTGGTCGAGCCACTGCTGTCACGTTCGCCCAACAGGGCGCCCGCGTGGTCATTCTGGATCTGGATGAGTCTGCCGCCCGTGACGCTGCCGCCTCTCTGGGCGAAGGCCATCTGGGGCTGGCCGCCAACGTGGCGGACGAAGCCCATGTCTCTCAGGCCGTTGCCCGCGTTCTGGAACACTTCGGCCGCATCGACGTGCTGGTCAACAACGCTGGCATCACTCAGCCACTCAAGACCCTCGACATCGGTCGCAGCGATTACGACAAGGTGCTGGATGTCAGCCTGCGTGGCACATTGCTCATGTCCCAGGCCGTGATCCCGGCCATGCGCAAGCAGGCCAGCGGCAGCATTGTGTGCATGTCTTCGGTTTCCGCCCAGCGTGGCGGCGGTATCTTTGGCGGTCCTCACTACAGCGCAGCCAAGGCCGGTGTGCTGGGGCTGGCCAAGGCCATGGCACGGGAGCTTGGGCCGGACAATGTGCGGGTCAACTCCATTGCGCCGGGCCTGATCCATACGGACATCACCGGCGGTCTGATGCAGGATGAGCGTCGCCACGCGATTATCGACGGCATTCCCCTCGGACGTCTGGGCGTGGCTCAGGATGTGGCCAATGCGGCACTGTTCCTGGCCAGCGATCTGTCTTCGTACCTGACCGGCATTACCCTGGATGTGAATGGCGGCATGCTGATTCACTAA
- a CDS encoding MFS transporter, with the protein MTTTTLSADAVTTVRSNAYRKTAWRLMPFLMLCYLCAYLDRVNVGFAKLQMMNDLALSEAVYGLGAGMFFIGYFLCEVPSNIILHRVGARIWIARIMITWGIISGLFAFVETAWQFYVLRFLLGVAEAGLAPGLLLYLTYWFPSYRRARMTVLWFVAIPLSGMIGGPLSGWIMNSFAGYQGWAGWQWMFVIEAIPTVVVGLMVLGYLKDGVHQATWLNDDEKALVLRELEEDNSQKVVHESTGAFIRDRRLWLLAGIYFCVVMGQYAITFWLPTLVRNAGVSDPLHIGLLSSVPYICAIFAMLLMGRSGDKHRERRWHLVIPMIAGAAGLSLAAVMGGNLLLSIMSLCLAAAGILSASSMFWMLPTTLLGGVSAAAGIAAVNSFANLAGFCSPYLIGWITTTTGSSAIGMYLITGVLVFGAFLVLRVPAALVNR; encoded by the coding sequence ATGACAACGACCACCCTGTCTGCGGACGCGGTCACCACCGTGCGCTCCAACGCTTATCGCAAGACCGCCTGGCGACTGATGCCATTCCTGATGCTGTGCTACCTGTGCGCCTATCTGGATCGGGTCAACGTCGGCTTTGCCAAATTGCAGATGATGAACGACCTGGCCCTCAGTGAGGCGGTCTATGGCCTGGGTGCCGGCATGTTCTTCATCGGCTACTTCCTGTGCGAGGTGCCCAGCAACATCATCCTGCACCGTGTCGGCGCCCGGATCTGGATTGCCCGGATCATGATTACCTGGGGCATCATTTCGGGGCTTTTTGCCTTTGTGGAAACGGCCTGGCAGTTCTATGTCCTGCGTTTCTTGCTGGGGGTTGCCGAAGCGGGCCTGGCTCCCGGCCTGTTGCTGTACCTGACCTACTGGTTTCCGTCCTATCGTCGTGCGCGCATGACGGTGCTGTGGTTTGTCGCCATTCCGCTGTCGGGAATGATCGGCGGGCCGCTGTCGGGCTGGATCATGAACAGCTTTGCCGGTTACCAGGGTTGGGCTGGCTGGCAATGGATGTTCGTCATTGAGGCCATTCCCACCGTTGTGGTCGGCTTGATGGTACTGGGCTATCTCAAGGACGGCGTGCATCAGGCCACCTGGCTCAATGACGATGAAAAAGCGCTGGTGCTGCGCGAGCTTGAAGAAGACAACAGCCAGAAAGTCGTCCATGAATCCACAGGTGCCTTTATTCGCGACCGGCGTCTGTGGTTGCTGGCGGGCATCTACTTCTGCGTGGTCATGGGCCAGTACGCGATCACGTTCTGGTTGCCGACGCTGGTGCGTAATGCCGGGGTGTCCGACCCGTTGCACATCGGCCTGCTGAGCAGCGTGCCTTACATCTGCGCCATCTTCGCGATGCTGCTGATGGGGCGCAGCGGTGACAAGCACCGCGAGCGGCGCTGGCATCTGGTGATCCCGATGATCGCGGGTGCGGCTGGCTTGAGTCTGGCGGCCGTAATGGGCGGCAACCTGCTGTTGTCGATCATGAGCCTGTGCTTGGCCGCTGCCGGAATTCTGTCCGCGTCGTCGATGTTCTGGATGCTGCCCACCACCTTGCTGGGTGGCGTATCGGCGGCGGCAGGCATCGCGGCGGTCAACAGCTTTGCCAACCTTGCCGGCTTCTGTTCCCCCTATCTGATCGGCTGGATCACGACCACTACAGGCTCCAGTGCCATTGGCATGTACCTGATTACAGGCGTGCTGGTCTTTGGTGCCTTTCTGGTGCTGCGTGTCCCGGCTGCACTGGTCAACCGCTAA
- a CDS encoding LysR substrate-binding domain-containing protein, producing the protein MHTPGDPSLNLPPLKAIQAFEQTARFGNVARAAEQLNLTPSAVSHQLAKLESMIGRQLFLRTARGVSLTPVGEQYLSEISGILHSFAVATERAASDISLDCLRLHSAPSFGFLWLMPRLEKFRQSNPDIQLNLSCSYESLHFSRDKIDVDIRHGLPDWPTLEVRTVRNEQIAVMASPALLHRSPIHSAADLRGSPLILSEATLIKWPQWFARHGLSRPEKPYPLSFDRSYMALEAASQGLGFALESTLLAQKYLARGDLVVVSPEALSAPITAHHLVFPKAHANFPRVKRFLEWMQEELGGDFSY; encoded by the coding sequence ATGCATACCCCAGGCGACCCTTCACTCAATCTGCCACCGCTCAAGGCCATTCAAGCCTTTGAACAGACTGCCCGCTTCGGCAATGTGGCGCGAGCCGCCGAACAGCTCAACCTGACGCCCTCGGCTGTGAGCCATCAACTGGCCAAACTGGAATCGATGATCGGTCGCCAGTTGTTCCTGCGCACGGCAAGAGGCGTAAGCCTGACACCTGTGGGCGAACAATACCTGTCGGAAATTTCAGGGATACTGCACAGCTTCGCCGTGGCCACCGAACGGGCTGCCAGTGATATCAGCCTGGACTGCCTGCGGCTGCATTCAGCACCCAGCTTCGGCTTTCTGTGGTTGATGCCGCGCCTGGAAAAGTTTCGCCAGAGTAACCCCGATATTCAGTTGAATCTGTCGTGTTCCTACGAATCCCTGCATTTCAGCCGCGACAAGATCGATGTGGACATTCGCCATGGGCTGCCCGACTGGCCAACGCTGGAAGTGCGCACGGTGCGCAACGAACAGATCGCGGTCATGGCCTCACCTGCCCTGCTGCACAGGAGTCCCATCCATAGTGCAGCAGACCTGCGCGGCAGCCCGCTGATTCTGTCCGAAGCAACGCTTATCAAATGGCCACAATGGTTTGCCCGGCACGGCCTTTCCCGCCCGGAAAAGCCCTACCCGCTGAGTTTCGACCGCTCCTACATGGCCCTCGAAGCCGCCAGCCAGGGTCTTGGCTTTGCCCTGGAAAGCACCCTGCTGGCCCAGAAGTATCTGGCCAGAGGCGATCTGGTGGTTGTATCACCAGAGGCACTGAGCGCGCCGATTACCGCTCACCATCTGGTATTCCCCAAGGCACATGCCAATTTTCCAAGGGTGAAACGATTTCTGGAGTGGATGCAGGAAGAGTTGGGCGGGGATTTTTCGTATTGA
- a CDS encoding DNA/RNA non-specific endonuclease has protein sequence MRFVNFISALPENFKAGTRQRVKRLVAEMSPGFKPHTPTLRDNNVLPLSMYEAGISDTRHQDCHRGHLIALEFGGPEHSGNLVPMYGAFNSGGIWRQFERELEIWVNAAGGNCEVTIVCDYAIDPAEDQRVPTMFMITVRVMNGLQTGRTHTWPITHTKPVPVVSGADPIKKAEYLALIAEMTNLGWDIKDYLSTADFPSYRRMPLFPTAAKPYAFLDYAEWKAVKDYPQALEHWNNGLILAQASEFTSSQIATIRAVNRVLNDGFLISDSPNDPVHTDRYRIPGQPLGLLVEGGHDLTPQVDHVIPKSASGAASYSNAMLISAKHNSDKRARINDDDSKSLYGIIRGTGRIKKKSYKFSPY, from the coding sequence ATGCGTTTCGTCAACTTCATCAGTGCCCTGCCAGAGAACTTCAAGGCAGGGACGCGCCAGCGAGTAAAGCGACTCGTCGCAGAGATGTCCCCGGGGTTCAAACCGCATACCCCGACTCTACGAGACAATAATGTCTTGCCTCTTTCAATGTATGAGGCAGGCATTTCAGACACTCGACATCAGGACTGTCACCGCGGCCATTTGATCGCCCTGGAGTTTGGCGGCCCCGAACACTCGGGAAATCTGGTCCCGATGTATGGGGCGTTCAACTCTGGCGGTATCTGGCGCCAATTTGAACGTGAGCTCGAAATATGGGTCAACGCCGCCGGTGGCAACTGCGAAGTCACCATCGTCTGCGATTACGCCATTGATCCTGCCGAGGATCAGCGTGTGCCCACAATGTTTATGATCACAGTGAGAGTCATGAATGGCCTGCAGACGGGACGCACCCACACATGGCCTATTACTCACACCAAACCGGTACCGGTCGTCAGCGGTGCCGACCCGATCAAGAAGGCTGAATATCTGGCGCTTATTGCCGAAATGACAAATCTGGGCTGGGATATCAAGGACTATCTCAGTACCGCAGATTTTCCTTCCTATCGACGCATGCCCCTATTCCCCACCGCAGCCAAGCCATACGCCTTCCTCGATTATGCAGAGTGGAAAGCCGTCAAGGACTACCCGCAAGCGCTTGAGCATTGGAACAACGGCCTAATACTGGCTCAGGCCTCAGAATTCACAAGCTCACAGATCGCAACCATCCGCGCAGTCAATCGCGTACTCAATGACGGATTCCTGATAAGCGACTCACCGAACGACCCTGTACACACCGACAGATATCGCATACCGGGCCAGCCACTGGGTCTGCTGGTCGAAGGCGGGCATGACCTGACGCCTCAGGTCGATCACGTGATTCCCAAGTCTGCCAGCGGAGCCGCCTCCTATAGCAACGCCATGCTCATCAGCGCCAAGCACAACAGCGACAAGCGCGCACGGATAAACGATGATGACAGCAAATCCCTATATGGCATCATTCGTGGCACCGGCCGCATAAAGAAAAAAAGCTATAAATTCAGTCCCTACTGA
- a CDS encoding transketolase family protein has translation MSTLKNNAPSSEAPKKRLTTSAMIASIASEGQATRSAPFGHALAALADQRQDIVGLSADLSKYTDLHIFAKAHPERFYQMGMAEQLLMSAAAGMAREGFVPFATTYAVFASRRAYDFICMAIAEENLNVKIVCGLPGLTTGYGPSHQATDDLAIFRAMPNLMIVDPCDALEIEQAVPAIAAHQGPVYMRLLRGNVPLVLDEYGYTFELGKAKTLRTGNDVLIISTGLMTMRALEAAKQLQADGVDVAVLHVPTIKPLDEQTILAEARKPGRLVVTAENHSIIGGLGEAVAGVLLRNGVTPTFRQIALPDAFLDAGALPTLHDRYGISTNAVSQQIKAWL, from the coding sequence ATGAGCACTTTGAAAAACAACGCGCCTAGCAGCGAAGCGCCGAAGAAACGCCTCACCACTTCGGCCATGATCGCCTCGATTGCCTCCGAAGGGCAGGCGACCCGTTCGGCTCCCTTTGGTCATGCCCTGGCGGCTCTGGCCGATCAGCGTCAGGACATTGTCGGGCTGTCTGCCGACCTGTCGAAATACACGGACCTGCATATCTTCGCCAAGGCCCATCCCGAGCGTTTCTACCAGATGGGCATGGCCGAACAGTTGCTGATGAGCGCCGCAGCGGGTATGGCCCGGGAAGGCTTCGTGCCGTTTGCGACTACCTATGCGGTGTTCGCCTCGCGTCGTGCCTATGACTTTATCTGCATGGCGATTGCCGAAGAGAACCTGAACGTCAAGATCGTCTGTGGCTTGCCGGGCCTGACCACTGGCTACGGCCCAAGCCATCAGGCCACCGATGATCTGGCGATCTTTCGCGCCATGCCGAACCTGATGATCGTCGACCCTTGCGATGCACTGGAAATCGAACAGGCCGTACCCGCCATTGCCGCCCACCAAGGCCCGGTCTATATGCGCCTGCTGCGTGGCAACGTGCCTCTGGTGCTGGACGAGTACGGCTATACCTTCGAGCTGGGCAAGGCGAAAACCCTCAGGACCGGTAACGATGTGCTGATCATTTCCACGGGCCTGATGACCATGCGCGCCCTTGAGGCTGCCAAACAGCTTCAGGCCGATGGCGTGGACGTGGCGGTATTGCATGTCCCGACCATCAAGCCGCTGGATGAACAGACCATCCTGGCCGAGGCACGCAAACCGGGCCGACTGGTGGTGACGGCTGAAAACCACTCGATCATCGGTGGCCTGGGCGAAGCAGTGGCGGGTGTGCTGCTGCGCAACGGCGTAACCCCGACCTTCCGGCAGATTGCCCTGCCGGATGCCTTCCTGGATGCCGGAGCCTTGCCGACGCTTCATGACCGTTACGGAATTTCAACCAACGCGGTGAGCCAGCAGATAAAGGCCTGGCTCTAG
- a CDS encoding efflux RND transporter periplasmic adaptor subunit — MSIRVARVPRLLLFIALASSAGIAVWYTPMLSGSSTPPAAAAAPVAVAMMQVKKNTIRTWDDFSGRLEAVDRVLIRPQVAGQIKEIRFQEGQLVKQGDVLLTIDAAVYAAAVAQAEAQVASARARKLYTSGEAERARKLWPARAIAQNILEQRENEALEADAQLKAAQANLRLAQINLGYTEVRAPISGRIGRREVTTGNLVAAGPEGPVLTTLVSVDPIYLSFDADEQAVVRALDTFSQRDQLANVPVRVTGQGFQATEGRLQLLDNQIDPQSGTVRMRAVLANPDGQLVPGQFARLQMGQVQAREAILVEERSIGTDQDRRYVLILDDQNKVSYRQISLGARVDTQRIVTSGLAEGDRIIVDGMQRVRPGALVTPQPVIDNGSSLASNKI, encoded by the coding sequence ATGAGCATTCGAGTTGCGAGAGTACCCAGGCTCCTGTTGTTCATCGCCCTTGCTTCAAGTGCAGGTATTGCAGTCTGGTACACCCCGATGCTGTCAGGCTCCAGCACACCGCCGGCAGCGGCGGCTGCTCCGGTAGCTGTCGCCATGATGCAGGTAAAAAAGAACACGATACGGACCTGGGACGATTTTTCAGGGCGCCTGGAAGCCGTTGATCGCGTGCTCATACGTCCTCAAGTGGCTGGCCAGATCAAGGAAATCCGTTTTCAAGAAGGTCAACTGGTCAAGCAAGGGGATGTTTTGCTGACCATTGACGCCGCGGTCTATGCCGCCGCAGTTGCACAGGCAGAAGCTCAGGTCGCCTCCGCCAGAGCACGCAAGCTCTACACCTCGGGTGAGGCCGAGCGAGCACGAAAACTGTGGCCTGCCCGGGCCATTGCCCAGAACATTCTGGAGCAGCGCGAAAACGAGGCGCTGGAGGCTGATGCACAGTTGAAGGCCGCTCAGGCCAACCTGCGGCTGGCGCAGATAAACCTCGGCTACACCGAGGTACGAGCACCTATTTCGGGTCGGATCGGACGTCGCGAAGTCACTACGGGGAATCTGGTAGCCGCAGGCCCGGAAGGTCCTGTGCTGACGACTCTGGTATCGGTAGATCCGATTTACCTGAGCTTTGACGCAGACGAACAGGCGGTCGTGCGAGCGCTCGATACATTCTCCCAGCGCGATCAACTGGCCAATGTTCCCGTGCGCGTCACCGGCCAAGGCTTCCAGGCCACCGAAGGCCGCTTGCAGTTACTCGACAACCAGATCGACCCACAAAGCGGCACGGTGCGTATGCGCGCCGTGCTGGCAAATCCAGACGGGCAGCTTGTGCCTGGCCAGTTCGCCCGCTTGCAAATGGGACAGGTGCAAGCCCGTGAGGCCATTCTGGTAGAGGAACGATCAATTGGTACGGATCAGGATCGACGTTACGTACTTATCCTTGATGACCAGAACAAGGTCAGTTATAGGCAGATCTCGCTTGGAGCGCGGGTCGATACGCAACGCATCGTGACCTCGGGGCTGGCTGAAGGCGACCGCATCATTGTCGATGGTATGCAACGTGTGCGTCCCGGAGCGCTTGTAACGCCTCAACCCGTTATCGATAACGGCTCATCCCTCGCCTCCAACAAGATCTGA